From a single Mycolicibacterium moriokaense genomic region:
- a CDS encoding anthranilate synthase component I: MQSTANLALTTSREDFRALAAEHRVVPVTRKVLADSETPLSAYRKLAANRPGTFLLESAENGRSWSRWSFIGAGAPSALTVRDGEAVWLGTTPKDAPKEGDPLQALRATLELLKTEPVPGLPPLSSGLVGFFAYDMVRRLERLPSLAVDDLGLPDMLLLLATDIAAVDHHEGTITLIANAVNWNGTDERVDWAYDDAVARLDVMTAALGEPLPSTVATFSRPEPVHRSQRTVEEYTAIVEKLVGDIEAGEAFQVVPSQRFEIDTDADPLDVYRMLRVSNPSPYMYLLNVPNDAGGLDFSIVGSSPEALVTVKDGRASTHPIAGTRWRGETEEEDLLLEKELLHDEKERAEHLMLVDLGRNDLGRVCRPGTVRVEDYSHIERYSHVMHIVSTVHGELADDRTALDAVLACFPAGTLSGAPKVRAMELIEEVEKTRRGLYGGVLGYLDFAGNADFAIAIRTALMRGGTAYVQAGGGVVADSNGPYEYTEASNKARAVLKAIAAAETLTEP; the protein is encoded by the coding sequence GTGCAATCGACCGCCAACCTCGCGCTCACCACGTCACGCGAGGACTTCCGGGCGCTAGCCGCCGAGCACCGCGTGGTGCCGGTGACCCGCAAGGTGCTCGCCGACAGTGAGACGCCACTGTCGGCGTACCGCAAGCTGGCCGCCAACCGGCCCGGGACGTTCTTGCTGGAATCGGCCGAAAACGGCCGCTCGTGGTCCCGCTGGTCGTTCATCGGTGCGGGTGCGCCGTCGGCGCTGACCGTCCGCGACGGCGAGGCGGTGTGGTTGGGCACCACGCCGAAGGACGCCCCCAAGGAGGGTGATCCGCTTCAGGCCCTGCGGGCGACGCTCGAGCTGCTGAAAACCGAGCCTGTGCCGGGTCTGCCGCCGCTGTCGTCGGGCCTCGTCGGGTTCTTCGCGTACGACATGGTGCGACGCCTGGAACGGCTGCCGTCGCTGGCTGTCGACGACTTGGGCCTGCCCGACATGCTGCTGCTGCTGGCCACCGACATCGCCGCCGTCGACCACCACGAGGGCACCATCACGCTGATCGCCAACGCCGTGAACTGGAACGGCACCGACGAGCGCGTCGACTGGGCGTACGACGACGCGGTGGCCCGGCTCGATGTGATGACCGCGGCCCTCGGCGAGCCGCTGCCGTCGACGGTGGCGACGTTCAGCAGGCCCGAGCCGGTGCACCGGTCACAACGCACCGTCGAGGAGTACACCGCGATCGTCGAGAAGCTCGTTGGCGACATCGAAGCGGGCGAGGCTTTCCAGGTGGTGCCCTCGCAGCGTTTTGAGATCGATACCGACGCCGATCCGCTCGACGTCTACCGGATGCTGCGGGTGAGCAACCCCAGTCCGTACATGTATCTGCTCAATGTGCCCAATGATGCTGGCGGGCTGGACTTTTCGATCGTCGGTTCGAGTCCCGAGGCGTTGGTGACGGTCAAGGACGGCAGGGCGTCGACGCACCCCATCGCCGGCACGCGGTGGCGCGGGGAGACCGAGGAAGAGGACCTGCTGCTCGAGAAGGAGCTGCTGCACGACGAGAAGGAGCGGGCCGAGCACCTGATGCTGGTCGATCTCGGCCGCAACGACCTCGGCCGCGTCTGCCGGCCCGGCACCGTGCGCGTCGAGGACTACAGCCACATCGAGCGGTACAGCCACGTCATGCACATCGTGTCGACGGTGCACGGTGAGCTCGCCGACGACAGGACCGCGCTGGATGCCGTATTGGCGTGCTTCCCGGCGGGAACGCTGTCGGGCGCGCCGAAGGTACGCGCCATGGAGCTGATCGAAGAGGTCGAGAAGACCCGTCGCGGGCTGTACGGCGGTGTGCTGGGTTACCTGGACTTCGCGGGCAACGCCGATTTCGCGATCGCCATTCGCACGGCGCTGATGCGCGGGGGCACGGCGTACGTCCAGGCAGGCGGGGGAGTCGTGGCCGATTCCAACGGGCCCTACGAGTACACCGAGGCGTCAAACAAGGCCCGTGCGGTGCTCAAGGCCATCGCTGCGGCGGAAACGCTGACCGAACCATGA